Proteins co-encoded in one Opitutus terrae PB90-1 genomic window:
- a CDS encoding four helix bundle protein produces MKDYRQLNTWKHGHAVTLSAYRLTKTFPKEELFGLTSQIRRAASSVPANIAEGCGREGDAELKRFLNIALGSACELDYHILLASDLGYIDAPNAARLAGEILQLRRMLGAFIRRLEN; encoded by the coding sequence ATGAAAGACTACCGCCAACTCAATACGTGGAAGCACGGCCACGCGGTGACTCTCTCAGCCTACCGCCTCACCAAAACGTTCCCCAAAGAAGAGCTCTTCGGACTGACCTCTCAGATTCGTCGCGCCGCATCGTCGGTGCCGGCCAACATCGCAGAAGGCTGCGGGCGAGAGGGTGACGCAGAGCTAAAGCGTTTTCTCAACATCGCTCTTGGTTCTGCCTGCGAGCTCGACTACCACATTCTGCTCGCAAGTGACCTCGGCTACATCGACGCACCAAACGCTGCCAGACTGGCTGGCGAGATTCTGCAGCTGCGCCGGATGCTCGGAGCCTTCATCCGCAGACTCGAGAATTGA